The Triticum urartu cultivar G1812 chromosome 5, Tu2.1, whole genome shotgun sequence genome contains the following window.
TGCGGATGCCAGCTAACATAATGCAGCTCAAAGGAGTACACGGACTTGAAATTAGAACAAGCTAATAGGGAACATAAAGTAATTATAACAGTATGCACCAAGATCTTACTTGATATTTGGGTTAAAATGGATGCAATCTGCAGGTGGTGGAGAGATCTTTATGACAATGTGAAGCTAAGCTATGCCCGGGATCGTCTAGTGGAGAACTATTTCTGGACATGTAGCATGTTCCATGAGGAGGAGTACTCTCGCGCACGACTGATGTTTGCAAAGACGTTCGGTCTGCTATCCCTGATGGATGACACCTATGATGTCCACGCGACCCTGGAGGATTGCTATAAACTCAATGAAGCTATACAAAGGTGAGATGGGATTTTATGCAAAATAATAGTGCTTACATAGGCCAATCGCTGAACTAAAGCTTAACATGGCTAAGTTTAATTATAACGGAAATTTAAACCATCAATCTTGTAAAACTATCCAGCTGGATTGATCAAGATTTGAGCTCATAGCACTCTCCTAGACTCCTAATTCCTAATTTATTGCAGATGGGACCGAAGAGCGGTGTCTATTCTACCTAAATACCTGCATATGTTTTACATCAGATTGTTGGCTAACTTCAAAGAGTTTGAGGATACGTTGGGACCACATGAGAAATACCGTGTATCTTACGCAAAGACAGCGGTAAGAGCTTGTGAAAAGAAAATAAATTGCACTGAGTTTAACAGTTGCGCTATTCAAGCTATACTCATCATGCTACATCTCAGTATCTCACGTTTCTCTGTGTGGATGTAGTTTCAGTCATCGTCTGAATATTACCTCTGTGAGGCCAAATGGTCCAACGAAAAGTATGCCCCGAGCTTCAAGGAGCACCTAGAGGTTTCACGTATGTCGTCAGGCTTCCCCACATTGGCCCTTGTGCTACTCATGGGTGTGGACAACACAGCAACCAATGAGGCATTTGACTGGGCAGCCGATGTCCCAGACATTGTCTGCGCAAGCGGAGTGATCGCTCACTTTCTCAACGACATCGCTTCTTACAAGTTGGGAAAGACCAAGAAGGATGTGGCTAGCTCTGTGGAGTGCTACATGAAGGAGAACCTCGTAGGGGGGCAGGAGGCTATCGTGGCAATCTCGGCGTTGGCCGAAGATGCGTGGAGGATGATCAACCGAGCATGTATGGAGATAGAACCCACACTGTTGTTGGCGGCACAATTGGTGGTGAACCTGACAAGGACGTTGGAGGTTATATACCTTGGTGGCAGGGACGGCTACACATTTGGTGGTGACCTCAAGGGTCTCATCGCCGCGCTCTTTCTCAAGCCCATATATGTCGTTTAAATTATCACTCATTAAGTTTGATGGATTGTTCATGTTGTTATTTGCTTAACTTCGGCTAGTTTGTATGCTGGGCAACATTTCCACTTTTGTGTAATCTAATAAATTTATAATCTTTGTGTCTACCTTTTCTTGAAACATGAAACCGAGCTGAACTTATGACGTCATGTTTAAAGTACAAATACACATTTTCTTTTTTAACGAGCCTTAAATCCATGCAGAAGGCCTGAGAGTTTTGTACAAGTTTCAATTGCATGTATATTCACTCTCTCGAACTTCTCAACTAAAAATTGAATGGCTCAAACAGTTGGGAACTCTAAAACAATATCAGGTTTAAATAAAAGGCATATATGTGATCTATTAGTAGGAAGCACCAATACAAACCCCATGAATTTTGGAATGCAAATAAAAACATAGACTCTAAGTGTAAAACGATGTATAGAGTTTGATACATGCTCAGTGCTGGAAGGTCGGAAGGAGAAGTGTGATAAGCTTTGCATGGAAGCCTGAAAAACAGCTGCAGTGACGTTAATTGTCATAAGGTGGCGAAATTCATTTGTCGGATAAGTGCTTAACTAGAGTAGCAACCTGCACGGATGGTGTAATGACTGCCCCATTGTCTTCGACATGGACCCGTTGAGATTGAATTCTCTATGAATATGTACAATACTAACGGGTAGATGGTAAGACCCCGTGCACCTTGACTATAAATTCACAATGACAACCTTGACCAATTGTGTAGGATAGGTGGGAGGTGGTAACACACAAGGACCAATCATGTAAGACCACTCTTTCATCTAGGGATGCCTAATCGCCTTAACAATCATTCAGGGAGTGGGGGCACTGTGATGTGAGTAGTTTATTTGGATCGAATGCCTCCTAAATAGTAATGTAGGTGTCATGCACATTTCACACTCAAGCTTCGATACCTACGGAACCACCAATATCGATCAAGTTTTTGTGCACGTccattttttgactcctcattGTCATGCATGCTTATCTATGCTAGTCCTTATCTTCTAAATCACAAGAGATCGTCATGGAAGTGAGGATAGTTAATACAtgcattttgcatcaaattttgagGATGAATTTCCCAATCATCATGTATAGGGGGCACGACCTGGCCCTAGTGCGAGTGGCATGGACACATGGGTACCACAGGGACCCACCTACATGCCCTTTGTACCCGAAGCTAGAATGGGACCATCGAGGACACCCTGACTTCCTCGAATTATCTTCTTGACAAGGCTTAGGGTTACTATAGGGTGAATATGTTTATAGAAACCCAGGAGCATTGCACACGCTCGTTGAACACTCACCATGTGCGGTgagtcaaacttcacaaagtaGCACTCAATATATAATACGTGTCGACAATGTGACACCTCACATCACACATGGGTGTTCCTAGCCGGTCGTGTATCACGAGCCACATCAATCATGCTAGGTCCCATCACTTTGCAAACATGTGCAGATTGGCCTACGCGTGTGACACTTATTTCACAAATGCTTTTGAACCAACCATGTGCGATGAGAGGTTTTGTTGGACATCATCCGTAATAGTGCTTCCTTTCTCGGAGGACACCACACCCGAGAGGTCTCTACATATCGGATTCCTTGCTCTCCTCTGGTCGGTGGATTGGATCTACTGATTCTGTTGATGTGGGTTGGATCTTAATGTAACGCTCCTTCTACCCTAGACATCTAGGTTACCAAATCCAGTCGATGTGGTGCTAGGAAGTATTTATTGCTCCATGTAGTTTATCTTGCCAAAAAATATTTTGCCCCCAAGTAGAAGGGTTTGTCGGTAGCACCAAGTTTTCCCTCGGTGAAAAACTAAGATATCAATTCCTGGAACTGATTCCCACACCAATCCTCAGCTTTGTAATACAAATAAAACTTCACTTGTCTCCCCAAAAAGTCAATGAGGGTTTCAACCTCATTAGCTTTGCACTCTTTGATCGTGATACCTCTGGATCATCCAAGTATTAAGTAATAAAATAGAATATTGCCTTGGGaaagatgacatattgttgatcgtgATGCCCATGGATCATCCAAGTATTAAGTAATAAAACAGAGTATTGATTTGGGAAAGATGGCATAATGTTGACAACATAACTTCTTCTTGGGCAGTATGCAATCATTTATCCTTAGTGGCAAAAGTACAATTACTCATTTTTCTCTCTTATTGTTCCTTACCACATTCCTTCACAACCATATCGATGTGATATTTGGAACAATTCATCAACTCTAAAACTAGTGGTCTCTACTAGTAAACACAAAGCCCACCATTATGTCATTGCTGCCCTCTCCATATGCACAATCATACTGCAGAGTACCTGCTGAGCCCTCCATGTGATTCTAGGCTACTTGTGTTTTCTCCATGCATAAGATCGTCGACGCACGTTCCTGAGCAAATATTGTATGGCTCATGAACTGTCGCGAGGTCGCCCTAGCCCACGACACTTCTAGCACATGGTATTCATTGGTTCCAGCGAATACCAAGTTTCCTAGTTTTTTGGTGATACAGatcgccattgcttcttcatctCCCATGGCCAAATATATAACAGTGGGGGAAGGTCGTGAGAAGAGGGCCCCCAACACCATCTAAACCTCCCTCATTTTGTTCTCCCATCGTACTGGGTACATCAACTAGTCAAGCTTCTTCCTCAGTGCATCTCCCTTCTCCTAGGCCTTGTCAGTAACTCCATCCCCTTTCTTCACTGGGCCGGTAGCGGTGTCATTCTCTTCCTCCTCCTGTGAGCACATCGATGCCTCTCGTGAAGACCTTATATTGCCATTTTCAATCCAAGACCGCCACTTCTACTTTGTAACCTACCTCGTTAGAGCACGAGTTCCCATTGGACGGGGACGTGTATGGTATAGCCCTCATCCGTGTTATCATTCACCTTCCAAGTTGCATGTTCTTCGCCTCCCATACCTCATATCCGCATTCTTCATGGTTGTATCTCGTGACACCATAAACATTACATAAGAACGAAATGTTCTCGTACTTTAATTGCATCCACCGGTGTCCTTCTCCTACCACATTTAGTGGTACAAATTTGGATACAGCTTTCGCAATGAGTACACACACATAGTTCAGCTCATGTAACATAGAAGGACTCATGTACACCCCCCAAAACCGGCCAATACGGTGAGCAAGTTGGTCAAtgacctcccccccccccccgacgaTGCAACTTTAATATTTTGTATAGTTGTAGGCGATTAAGGTCCATCACCTCTAAACAACCATTGTGGTCCTCAATTAGCAAGAGCATCTCTCTGAAAATCCATGGCCCTTGATGCACCAGCTTCTTCCAGTCCCTCAAACACTGCATCTAAAAGATGGACAATTTCTCCTATATGTTCTAAAACTTCGGTAGCTAAGTATGGTCCCATGTAATTTTAAGGAATTCAAACATTGAACTCGAGCCGACGAGCATGTCTATATTCGACTTCCCTATAGCTAGCCACTGAGCATGTTCCTCAAATTCCTTTGCCTCGGCCTCGCTGACAAAGACATCATCGAGCTCATCTTCCTTGAGATTGAGGTGTTCCAGCATCTCATTAATCCCTCCATCAAAGAACTCCCCTATCACCGAGGGTCCCCCTTTCACCATCGTCTAGGTTATTGCTTCCTCCTATCACCTAGTGGACAACTCGACCACGTTGTCTGCATCCTGATAAGATCAGGGATCGACTCATTGAGATCGGTGGTTAATGCCGATGGTAAGCCACCACCAAAGTACAAACACTAATAGGGAGGGTAGAACCGAAAGTGTCTTTCTAAACTCGAGCTCGTATGAGCTCGAGTGAACAGTAAAATCCggaaaaaaaaatcaaagaatAAAAAATTCTAAATTTTTTTGTGACAACATTTGACAAATGTTTTCAATGCTTACAAAGTTTCAACATAAATTGACATTCGTGCAAGTcgttgcaaaaaaaaaaaaaaatcagCACTCCAAAAGTAACTTTTTTGAAGCATCGATTTTGCTTTTTTTCACGACTTCCAAGAATGTTATTTTGTGATCAAATTTTGCAAGCATGTAAAACATTTGTCAAATGGTGGCacaaaaaaatcagaattttttgaatttattttcatgTTTTTCCCGGATTTTACGGTTCACCGAGCTCATATGAGCTCGAGCTCGGTTTATTCGCTTCCAGGTAGAAACCTTTTTTAATCCTTCCATGCACTTAGCAGCTACAACCAATCCTTCCAGCTGGAGACGTTCAGTGCGAACCAATCAGTGGTTGGATATTTAGGTGGACAatggtatccccaacccaccaggTTTCAAGTCCTGATGCTTGCATTTattctgaatttatttcaggattttcggcgatgctcgttcagtgggaggagacgttcccgtcgactaGGAAGCGCCTACGGTGACTTTGTAAAATCTCAAGGTGATACGTCTGGTCAGTCTCTCGAAgatgctcataggggtagggtgtgcatGTGTGCGTTCAAAAAGATGGGTGTATGTGCATATATTTAAACGCTTGCGTGTGTACTGTGTTTAAAAAAAACTAGAGACGTTCAGCCGCATGTGTGGAACTTGCAACCCAAGCAAACAAAACCATATTTTGTTACCAAGTGGTTAGCTTGATAAGATAAAAAATTGCATTCAATGAAAACCATATTTCGTTGATCAATTCTTGATTTTTTAGCATAATTGGTCAAAAGAATGAGAAAGCATAATTGGTCAATTGTATGGAGAACGAGATGCCTCAAGTGGTATATGGGCTTCCACCAGAATTCTTAGAACTGTCAGGTCCAGTACACCGGCAAGGCCCATTTGTACCACCAAGCCGACATCGTCTgtcaaaagaaaaaagaaaaagcccaAGCCGACATCGTTTCTCGTAAACATCCATTTCAGCGAGCTACTAGCAGTGGTGGTAAGTACTTTCTTAAAATACAAAGTCATTTCAGCTAACTAAATTAGCTAAGTACTCTACGCCTATTGTCTGGATGAATTCGTCACCAGATGAGctgatctccttccttgtaagtGATACAATCATTTTGATGGAATAAAGGAAGAGAGTAATTATCAAAAAAATAGTCATTTCAGCTAAAAGAATACAAGTAATCTCTGGCACGTCGTCATGTTGCAATACCATGGCCTCTATTTGCCCATGATCTAAACACTTCGGGAGTTTTTTATAGCTGGAATCCTCAATGATCATGTAGCTAGCGTGCGTGCATACGTGTGGACAATGTGGATTAAGCAAGGTATAGGTATCACGGGGAAGACTTGTATAGGATCTGCTTTTAGATGAGATCAATGTGATCAATCTTTTTAACGACACAAAACATGttcaaaaattatgaaaaaaattGGAGACACGCATCCATCTTTGATGTACAAGCTTATAAAGTTTCAACTCCTAATTTGAACTACACTTAGAGgaacaaaaaagacaaaatcagaTGTAAATAGTGTCAAAACTATTCACCTAAAGCTGACACTATTCATATTCAAATTTGTCTTTTCAAATCTCTAATTGTAGATTGAGTTTTGAGCTGTTTTTTTGGAGTTGTAGACATAACCTGCAGGTATGCTATaaattattttcagaatttttttagATTGTCTAAATATGAAAAATTTAGGTTAACCCTACGATCTCGTCTAAAGAGTTGATCCTATACTAGTCTCCCTGTATGTATCACGCCATCCCGGCCTTGCCGTCTCGGGGAGGACACACACATCAACGGCAATGCGCGGTGGCACCACCCTACATGACGATGGGGTCCTACTGCCGACAGCACCCGCGGCTTGCCTTGGCTCGGCACAGcaagagcatctacaaccgggCGCCCCGAACCCGCTTCAAACGTCTGCGCGGGTCGTACAGTCACTAGCCGGTCATGAAATTTCAACCCAGACGAACATCTTAAACGCATCTCAAATGTTTGGGCTGACCGGCCTTCTCATATCCGGCCCAAATATAAGACGTATATGGTGCACCCAAGCGTGTCCGCCACGTCGTACTCAGCCCACGCTGGCCCATCCGACCTCACATATATTCGGCCTCATCCGCTCGTCGGACCAAACCCTAACCACTTCACGCTCCAGTCCCCTCCACTCCCTCCGCCACCCAAACTCACCTCCGACGATTTTCGGTCATCTCCGGTATGGCGGACAGCGAAACCGAGTCCTTCACCTCGAGTTCTATCAACCCCGAGCTCATCCACGTAGCCCCGAGAAGGAGATGGTCGTCCGTCTTGTGCTCTGCCGCTCCCAGGAGGAGGCCCGTGCCCAGCAGCGCTCGGACTCCTTCCATCGGGAATCCATTGCGTCCACCCAAATGTCGCATGGATCCGGCGCTAGGTGTGCCATCGCTGCCTCGCTGGAGGTGGTGCAGTCCGTCGGGCGTCCGAACGCGGTGGCGGACGCGCAACCCCTCTGTTGGCGCGTCGAGCATCGACGCACCATGGCCTCGTCCAACGAGAACTTGGCATGGCGTGCCCGCCGTGCGAGGCAGAGGACACGGGAGACGGCGGCAGCCCTCGCGGCGGGGGACGTCGGCGAGGGGGAGTTGCATTCTTCAGCACCACG
Protein-coding sequences here:
- the LOC125511462 gene encoding eudesmanediol synthase-like isoform X3, which encodes MAASKPATAAAAGPHKLEMGAFQPCVWGDFFVTYNPPLSQSSEMTMQERVEQLKVQVRALLEDNKNRSVADVVTLVEMLERLGIGNHFRGEIGTALRHVLNEEPEFPASSDDLHIAALRFRLLRQHGLWVSAGNFSTSLCSDPVSLLSLYNAAHLATPSEDALSDAIVFSRYHLEAMRNKLRPPMAEQVSCALDIPLPRTVRRLETMHYIKEYEQDESNNGPLLELSRLDFELVRSLHLKELRDLSLWWRDLYDNVKLSYARDRLVENYFWTCSMFHEEEYSRARLMFAKTFGLLSLMDDTYDVHATLEDCYKLNEAIQRWDRRAVSILPKYLHMFYIRLLANFKEFEDTLGPHEKYRVSYAKTAFQSSSEYYLCEAKWSNEKYAPSFKEHLEVSRMSSGFPTLALVLLMGVDNTATNEAFDWAADVPDIVCASGVIAHFLNDIASYKLGKTKKDVASSVECYMKENLVGGQEAIVAISALAEDAWRMINRACMEIEPTLLLAAQLVVNLTRTLEVIYLGGRDGYTFGGDLKGLIAALFLKPIYVV
- the LOC125511462 gene encoding eudesmanediol synthase-like isoform X1: MAASKPATAAAAGPHKLEMGAFQPCVWGDFFVTYNPPLSQSSEMTMQERVEQLKVQVRALLEDNKNRSVADVVTLVEMLERLGIGNHFRGEIGTALRHVLNEEPEFPASSDDLHIAALRFRLLRQHGLWVSADETGNFSTSLCSDPVSLLSLYNAAHLATPSEDALSDAIVFSRYHLEAMRNKLRPPMAEQVSCALDIPLPRTVRRLETMHYIKEYEQDESNNGPLLELSRLDFELVRSLHLKELRDLSLWWRDLYDNVKLSYARDRLVENYFWTCSMFHEEEYSRARLMFAKTFGLLSLMDDTYDVHATLEDCYKLNEAIQRWDRRAVSILPKYLHMFYIRLLANFKEFEDTLGPHEKYRVSYAKTAFQSSSEYYLCEAKWSNEKYAPSFKEHLEVSRMSSGFPTLALVLLMGVDNTATNEAFDWAADVPDIVCASGVIAHFLNDIASYKLGKTKKDVASSVECYMKENLVGGQEAIVAISALAEDAWRMINRACMEIEPTLLLAAQLVVNLTRTLEVIYLGGRDGYTFGGDLKGLIAALFLKPIYVV
- the LOC125511462 gene encoding eudesmanediol synthase-like isoform X2; this translates as MAASKPATAAAAGPHKLEMGAFQPCVWGDFFVTYNPPLSQSSEMTMQERVEQLKVQVRALLEDNKNRSVADVVTLVEMLERLGIGNHFRGEIGTALRHVLNEEPEFPASSDDLHIAALRFRLLRQHGLWVSADETGNFSTSLCSDPVSLLSLYNAAHLATPSEDALSDAIVFSRYHLEAMRNKLRPPMAEQVSCALDIPLPRTVRRLETMHYIKEYEQDESNNGPLLELSRLDFELVRSLHLKELRDLSLWWRDLYDNVKLSYARDRLVENYFWTCSMFHEEEYSRARLMFAKTFGLLSLMDDTYDVHATLEDCYKLNEAIQRWDRRAVSILPKYLHMFYIRLLANFKEFEDTLGPHEKYRVSYAKTASSSEYYLCEAKWSNEKYAPSFKEHLEVSRMSSGFPTLALVLLMGVDNTATNEAFDWAADVPDIVCASGVIAHFLNDIASYKLGKTKKDVASSVECYMKENLVGGQEAIVAISALAEDAWRMINRACMEIEPTLLLAAQLVVNLTRTLEVIYLGGRDGYTFGGDLKGLIAALFLKPIYVV